A stretch of the Papaver somniferum cultivar HN1 chromosome 6, ASM357369v1, whole genome shotgun sequence genome encodes the following:
- the LOC113289776 gene encoding serine decarboxylase 1-like has translation MVGSVGAELEVSPSIVEMNGKVETNGKVEPLPEEIVPVIPIVLAENGANEDQKVIREIVLGRNVHTMSHAVTEPEADDEITGEREAWMASVLAKYRRSLIERTKNHLGYPYNLDFDYGALAQLQHFSINNLGDPFIESNYGVHSRQFEVGVLDWFARLWEIENHEYWGYITNCGTEGNLHGILVGREVFPDGVLYASRDSHYSVFKAARMYRMDCEKVSTLISGEIDCADFKAKLLRNKDKPAIINVNIGTTVKGAVDDLDLVIETLKGAGFSEDRFYIHCDGALFGLMMPFVKRAPKVSFKKPIGSVSVSGHKFIGCPMPCGVQITRLEHINALSRNVEYLASRDATIMGSRNGHAPIFLWYTLNRKGYRGFQKEVQKCLRNAHYLKDRLRAEGIGAMLNELSSTVVFERPQDEEFIRQWQLACQGSIAHVVVMPSVSVEKLDDFLNDLIEKRKTWFQVGKVQPSCIAVDIGNENCACPQHK, from the exons ATGGTTGGAAGTGTTGGAGCTGAATTGGAAGTATCGCCATCAATCGTTGAAATGAACGGAAAAGTTGAAACGAATGGCAAGGTTGAACCATTACCAGAAGAGATTGTTCCGGTTATTCCGATTGTTTTAGCTGAAAATGGAGCAAACGAAGATCAGAAAGTTATAAGAGAAATAGTACTTGGAAGAAATGTTCATACAATGTCTCATGCTGTTACAGAACCCGAAGCTGATGATGAGATTACTGGTGAAAGAGAAGCTTGGATGGCTAGTGTATTAGCTAAATACAGAAGGTCTTTAATTGAAAGGACTAAGAATCACTTAG GTTACCCGTATAATCTGGACTTCGATTATGGTGCTCTTGCTCAGCTGCAACATTTCTCCATCAACAATCTTGGTGATCCCTTTATTGAGAGCAATTACGGTGTCCATTCCAGACAGTTTGAAGTGGGTGTGCTAGATTGGTTCGCTCGACTTTGGGAAATAGAAAATCATGAATATTGGGGTTACATTACAAATTGTGGTACAGAAGGCAATCTTCATGGTATCCTTGTAGG GAGGGAAGTTTTCCCAGATGGAGTTTTGTATGCATCACGAGACTCCCATTATTCTGTCTTTAAAGCTGCACGAATGTACAGAATGGACTGTGAAAAAGTTAGCACTCTGATCTCCGGGGAAATTGACTGCGCAGATTTTAAAGCCAAACTGCTCCGTAACAAAGACAAACCAGCCATCATTAACGTCAATATAG GAACGACTGTTAAAGGAGCTGTTGATGATCTCGACCTGGTTATAGAAACCCTTAAAGGAGCTGGTTTCTCCGAAGATAGGTTTTACATTCACTGTGATGGGGCTCTATTTGGGCTTATGATGCCTTTCGTGAAACGT GCTCCTAAAGTATCATTTAAGAAGCCAATCGGAAGTGTTAGTGTTTCGGGTCACAAGTTCATAGGATGTCCAATGCCTTGTGGTGTTCAGATAACAAGATTGGAACACATCAATGCTCTTTCAAGGAATGTCGAGTACTTAGCTTCACGAGATGCCACAATCATGGGCAGTCGCAATGGTCATGCTCCAATCTTCCTGTGGTACACGCTGAACCGTAAAGGTTACCGAGGATTTCAAAAGGAAGTCCAAAAGTGCCTCAGGAATGCCCATTATTTGAAAGATCGTTTACGTGCTGAAGGAATAGGTGCCATGCTTAACGAGCTCAGTAGTACTGTTGTATTTGAAAGGCCTCAAGATGAGGAGTTTATTCGTCAGTGGCAACTTGCTTGCCAGGGCAGCATTGCACACGTTGTGGTTATGCCCAGTGTCTCAGTTGAGAAGTTGGATGATTTCTTGAATGATCTGATTGAGAAACGCAAGACCTGGTTCCAGGTGGGAAAGGTTCAGCCTTCATGTATTGCGGTTGACATTGGGAACGAAAATTGTGCTTGTCCTCAACATAAATGA